The genomic stretch TTGTTGACATGCGAGGCAAGACCGGTACCAGCCTGGCTGAAGACGTTGAACGCGGTGTTGACCCCCGCCTCCCGCAGTATCTCGACTTCATCATCATAATAGGCCACGGCGGCCAGTTCGCACGCCAGTCCGTATTCCTTGATTTTCTTGGCGGCGTAGAGTTGTGTTTCCAACTTGGGAATGGCGAGGACGATCAGTTTGACGCGGGTGTCCTGATACGGCAGCTTGCGCCAGAAATCCGGGTCCGATACATCGGCAAGGGCCGCCTGCCGTCCCTTCTCAAGCTGTCGGTCAACCGTGTCGGCGCTGAAATCGAGGCCCAGCACCACTGGGCCGAACTTTTCCGTGAAATAATCGTATGTTCCGGTGCCGATACGCCCCATCCCTATGACAATGATCTGCCATGTTCCGGCCTCAAACGGCTCTTCGTCGGGGTGGCGCTCCTGCGTCTGGAAACGGCGCAGCCACGGGCGCACCTTGTCGAACAGGTTGTCACCTTTCCGGTTGAACGGAGAAGCCAGCACAAAGGACATGGACAGGGCCACGGCAATGGTCAGCAGCCATTCCTGTGGAAGCCAGCCATTGGCTACTGCCATACCGCCAACAATGAGGCCGAACTCCGAGTAGTTCGCCAGATTCAGTGACGTGATGAACGAGGTTCGTGCTTTGAGCCGGAACCGCGTGAACAGGAAGAAGAACAGCACGACCTTGAGCGGCAGAACCAGCATGAGCAGGCCGGAAGCCGAGAGTATTTCCAGGGTCGGTAGTCCTCCCAATCCAATTTCAAGGAAGAACCCGACGAGCAGAAAATCCTTGATGTTGGTCAGTGATTTGGCGAGGTCGCTGGATCGAGGATGGGGCGCCAGGAGCAGACCGGCGATCAATGCGCCGAGGTCCGCCTTGAGTCCTACCACTTCAAATGCTGCGGCTCCGGCCACGAAAGCGAGGAAAAAGCCGAAAAGCACCTGCAATTCACCATGCCCGATCCGATCAAGCATGCGCATGAATACCCAACGGGCCACAGGAAGGCCGATCAGGATGGCTATGGCCCATGGTGTCGGCAGCTTGCCGGTGGAGAAGGTCAGGAACAGGACCGCAAAGATGTCCTGCATGATCAGGACGCCGATGGCGGTTCGTCCGTTGAGCGAACTGGATCGGTTGCTTTCGTCCAGAATCTTCACGGCAAAAACCGTGGAGGAAAAGCTGAGGGCAAAGGCAAGGATCAGGGCGGTGGACCAGGAAAAATCGGCGAACAACCGAAGCCCTGTGGTGGATAGCCCCATGAGCAGCGCACTGAACGCACAGACGGTTATGAGCATGTGCAGTGTGGCACCGCCCCATACTTCCGGGCGGAGCAGGCCGCGAATATTCAGTTTGAGGCCAATGGAGAAGAGCAGGATGGTCACGCCGATATCGGCAACCTCGGATAGGATGGGGCCGGAGTCGTACCCGATGTAGCTCAAGGTGAAGCCTGCCACCAGATAACCCACCAGCGGCGGCAGATTGACCCGGCTAACGAGGTAGCCGCAACCGAATGCGAGTATGATGACCAGAGGATCCATGCGTATTTACTGCTCGTTTTTTTCTTTTGCCGTGACAACGCCGCGGGTGACGATGCCGACCATCAGGGCGAACATGACATAGCTGACCAGACATTCGATCATGGCCAGCAGCTTGGCATCCCACATTTTTGGGGTGAAATCTCCGTAGCCGAGCGTGGTCATGGTCACCACGGTAAAGTATAGTGAATTCAGGAAAATGTCACCGCCTTGCTGGCTGAATCCAAAGGGAGCAGGCAGTCCGGCGATGAGGTGTGCGCCCTCCAGGGCGGCATTCACCAGCGTGAAACCGGCAAGCATCGTGACATAGATACGGGAGAGTTCGGAAACCTCACCCCATGTGGCCGTGTAGCCGGGGCGGAGCATGTTGCCCAGGTTCCCGGCGAATTCGCGTAGGTGGATGAACAGCAGGACGAGGACAAGGGCAGTCAGTATGAGGATGCCTTCGTTGTGGAGCACGAGCAGGATATCGAGAGCCCCGGCCAGAAATCCTGCAATTGCAGCATACTGAATGGTTCTTGTTGCCATGAGCGGTTCGGATGACTGTACTTTTGCCAGCCACGCATTGCGTCTTTCATGAAAGAGGGCCACCAGTCCGGCCACGATGGAACCATTGATTCCAGCGGCGAGGAAATCGGCCCAGCTCAACATTGAATCATTCAATGTGGCGGCAACCGACCGGTCCAGAAAGAGGTTTGCCATATATAGGGTAATGACCCCGATAAAAAAGCAGGGAACAAAGTGCGTTAAAATGACTCGCCGGAGAGTCGGGTGGTGCGGATGCGTCATGGGTGCTCCAGATCGTTGTGTGCCTTCTTATATCCTTGTTTCGATTGTAAATCAAAGGAACTTGGGCGGTGGCCCGCAGGATGGTCTGGTCAAATGCTCGGCACCCATGTACCATTTAGCCATGTGTGGACGTTTTGCCCTTGGCATCCCTCGAAAAAGATTGGAAGAGGTGCTTGGTTGCCCTGCGCCGGAATCGTATGTCCCTCGGTACAACATCAGCCCGTCACAGGGCATTCTGGTTGTCGAGGAACAGGATGGCGTGGTTTCGACGGGCTATCGAAGCTGGGGCCTCATTCCCTATTGGGCGAAAGCGAGAGAGGCGATACCGGGGCTGATCAATGCCCGATCAGAAACAGTTTTTGAGAAGCCTGCCTTTCGTGACGCAATGCATCGGACTCGATGCCTTGTTCCGGCCCAGGCTTTTTATGAGTGGGAAAAAACGGGCAACAGGAAACAGCCCTACGCTCTGGGGATGGAGTCGGGCGAGGTGTTTGCCATGGCAGGCATCGGTTCCCGGTGGATTGATCCGGTCAGTGGCGAAGTCGTGGATTCCGTCGCCATCCTGACGTGTCAGCCCAATGAGAAGGTCGCTGCCATACATGACAGGATGCCGGTGATTGTGGATGCAATCGACTGGAACCATTGGCTCAATAACGAAAACAG from Pseudodesulfovibrio profundus encodes the following:
- a CDS encoding SOS response-associated peptidase; translation: MCGRFALGIPRKRLEEVLGCPAPESYVPRYNISPSQGILVVEEQDGVVSTGYRSWGLIPYWAKAREAIPGLINARSETVFEKPAFRDAMHRTRCLVPAQAFYEWEKTGNRKQPYALGMESGEVFAMAGIGSRWIDPVSGEVVDSVAILTCQPNEKVAAIHDRMPVIVDAIDWNHWLNNENSTQAQLGSLLVPYPADRMRVWPVSTAVNSVTNDTQDLLRPESRATQGSLF
- a CDS encoding potassium channel family protein; the protein is MANLFLDRSVAATLNDSMLSWADFLAAGINGSIVAGLVALFHERRNAWLAKVQSSEPLMATRTIQYAAIAGFLAGALDILLVLHNEGILILTALVLVLLFIHLREFAGNLGNMLRPGYTATWGEVSELSRIYVTMLAGFTLVNAALEGAHLIAGLPAPFGFSQQGGDIFLNSLYFTVVTMTTLGYGDFTPKMWDAKLLAMIECLVSYVMFALMVGIVTRGVVTAKEKNEQ
- a CDS encoding cation:proton antiporter family protein, whose product is MDPLVIILAFGCGYLVSRVNLPPLVGYLVAGFTLSYIGYDSGPILSEVADIGVTILLFSIGLKLNIRGLLRPEVWGGATLHMLITVCAFSALLMGLSTTGLRLFADFSWSTALILAFALSFSSTVFAVKILDESNRSSSLNGRTAIGVLIMQDIFAVLFLTFSTGKLPTPWAIAILIGLPVARWVFMRMLDRIGHGELQVLFGFFLAFVAGAAAFEVVGLKADLGALIAGLLLAPHPRSSDLAKSLTNIKDFLLVGFFLEIGLGGLPTLEILSASGLLMLVLPLKVVLFFFLFTRFRLKARTSFITSLNLANYSEFGLIVGGMAVANGWLPQEWLLTIAVALSMSFVLASPFNRKGDNLFDKVRPWLRRFQTQERHPDEEPFEAGTWQIIVIGMGRIGTGTYDYFTEKFGPVVLGLDFSADTVDRQLEKGRQAALADVSDPDFWRKLPYQDTRVKLIVLAIPKLETQLYAAKKIKEYGLACELAAVAYYDDEVEILREAGVNTAFNVFSQAGTGLASHVNKTIDLSSIEPKLPQGSEEPEPAAS